A single genomic interval of Spirosoma linguale DSM 74 harbors:
- a CDS encoding methylmalonyl-CoA epimerase (TIGRFAM: methylmalonyl-CoA epimerase~PFAM: Glyoxalase/bleomycin resistance protein/dioxygenase~KEGG: dal:Dalk_3779 methylmalonyl-CoA epimerase) produces the protein MLTNVEHIGIAVRDLAASNELFAKLLNVQPYKAETVASEGVSTSFFKVNQTKIELLEATNPDSPIAKFLEKKGEGVHHIAFEVEDIQSEIERLKSEGFTVLNEVPKRGADNKLVCFLHPKGTNGVLVELCQDIKE, from the coding sequence ATGCTAACCAACGTCGAACACATCGGTATTGCCGTCCGCGATCTCGCGGCATCGAATGAGTTATTTGCCAAACTGCTGAACGTACAGCCTTACAAAGCCGAAACGGTAGCATCGGAAGGGGTCTCTACGTCGTTTTTTAAGGTAAATCAGACCAAGATCGAACTGCTCGAAGCGACCAACCCCGATAGCCCCATCGCTAAGTTTCTGGAGAAAAAAGGGGAAGGAGTCCACCACATTGCCTTTGAAGTAGAGGATATCCAAAGCGAGATCGAGCGGTTGAAATCGGAAGGATTCACGGTATTGAACGAGGTACCTAAGCGCGGGGCCGACAATAAACTAGTTTGTTTCCTGCATCCTAAAGGCACAAACGGCGTTTTGGTCGAACTTTGCCAGGACATAAAGGAATAA